One part of the Olleya sp. YS genome encodes these proteins:
- a CDS encoding DUF6503 family protein, with product MKRIPFVLLIALLFISCKNDTTSKTEIDTDYSKETLNVTTSIYPENITKVFDAHGGIDVWNTMQSLEFTMKKPDGDEVTLTNLKSRESLITMPDYTIGYDGNMVWLNSTTDQDYSGNPKFYYNLMFYFYAMPFILADDGINYQNVEPQTFENTTYPGIKISYENEVGESPEDEYILYYNPDTYKMEWLGYTVTYFTKEKSKKWSFIKYSNWQTVKGLLLPETLTWYKVENNVPVEVRNDLKFTDIKLSKAKVDKLKFTKPEDAKIIQ from the coding sequence ATGAAACGTATACCATTCGTATTACTAATTGCCTTATTATTTATATCGTGTAAAAATGATACAACTTCTAAAACTGAAATTGATACAGACTATTCCAAAGAAACATTAAACGTAACTACATCTATTTATCCAGAAAATATAACTAAGGTATTTGATGCTCATGGTGGAATAGACGTATGGAATACGATGCAATCTCTAGAGTTTACAATGAAAAAGCCTGATGGAGATGAGGTGACTTTAACTAATTTAAAATCTAGAGAATCACTCATTACCATGCCAGATTATACTATAGGTTATGATGGTAATATGGTTTGGTTAAATTCTACAACGGATCAAGACTATTCAGGAAATCCGAAGTTTTACTACAATTTGATGTTTTACTTTTATGCAATGCCATTTATTTTAGCGGATGATGGTATTAATTATCAAAATGTAGAGCCTCAAACATTTGAAAACACAACCTATCCAGGAATTAAAATTAGTTATGAAAATGAAGTAGGAGAGTCACCAGAAGACGAATATATTTTATATTACAATCCTGACACCTATAAAATGGAATGGTTAGGGTATACTGTTACTTACTTTACAAAGGAGAAGAGTAAAAAATGGTCTTTTATTAAGTATAGTAATTGGCAAACTGTTAAGGGATTATTATTACCAGAAACGTTAACATGGTATAAGGTGGAGAATAATGTACCTGTCGAAGTTCGCAATGATTTAAAATTTACGGATATTAAATTATCAAAAGCCAAAGTAGATAAATTGAAATTTACAAAACCTGAAGATGCTAAAATTATACAATAA
- a CDS encoding amidohydrolase family protein, whose product MKKLNILLLTLCFAAFSYAQQTPADKQSQAITIEGATAHLGNGEVIENALIMFENGKLTFVGSANAKIARKGQIIDAKGKHVYPGFIAPNSTLGLVEISAVRATNDDDEVGAMNPHVRSIIAYNTESKVVESMRPNGVLMAQITPRGGRISGTSSVVQLDAWNWEDAVVKEDDGTHLNWPRAYSRGRWWLGEPNVLKENKNYSKEVEELNNFFAQSKAYLASSTSPKNLPFEALKGLIEGSKKLYIHVDYEKGITDAVNFAKAQNIKHIVIVGGYEANNVTELLKQNNIPVLLQRTHSRPNGDDHDYDLPYKLATQLVNSGILVGLENAGQMERMNARNLPFLAGTTVAHGLTKAQALSLITLNTAKILGIDDSVGSLEVGKDATLFISEGDALDMRTNKLSKAFIQGRDISLETHQTELYKRYSAKYKQ is encoded by the coding sequence ATGAAAAAACTAAATATTTTACTCCTAACACTTTGCTTTGCAGCCTTCAGCTATGCACAGCAAACTCCTGCAGATAAACAATCACAAGCAATTACCATAGAAGGTGCAACTGCACATTTAGGTAATGGAGAGGTTATTGAAAACGCCTTAATTATGTTTGAAAATGGCAAACTAACATTTGTTGGTAGTGCCAATGCAAAAATTGCAAGAAAGGGACAAATTATTGATGCGAAAGGTAAGCACGTATATCCTGGTTTTATTGCACCAAATTCTACTTTAGGATTAGTAGAAATAAGTGCTGTAAGAGCAACTAATGATGATGATGAAGTTGGAGCTATGAATCCGCATGTAAGAAGCATTATTGCTTATAACACAGAATCCAAAGTTGTAGAATCTATGCGACCAAACGGAGTATTAATGGCACAAATCACACCTCGTGGTGGACGTATTTCTGGAACTTCAAGCGTCGTTCAACTAGATGCTTGGAACTGGGAAGATGCAGTTGTTAAAGAAGATGATGGTACACACCTTAATTGGCCAAGAGCTTATTCTAGAGGTCGTTGGTGGTTAGGAGAACCTAATGTTTTAAAAGAAAACAAAAACTATTCAAAAGAAGTAGAAGAATTAAATAACTTTTTTGCGCAGAGTAAAGCCTATCTTGCCAGTAGCACATCACCTAAAAACTTGCCTTTTGAAGCTTTAAAAGGGTTAATTGAAGGTTCTAAAAAACTGTATATCCATGTTGATTACGAAAAAGGAATTACTGACGCAGTAAATTTTGCAAAAGCTCAAAACATAAAACATATTGTTATAGTAGGTGGTTATGAAGCTAACAATGTTACTGAATTATTAAAACAAAATAACATTCCTGTGTTACTACAACGCACGCATTCTAGACCAAATGGAGATGACCACGACTATGATTTACCATATAAATTAGCAACTCAATTAGTGAACTCAGGAATTTTAGTAGGCTTAGAAAATGCTGGTCAAATGGAACGTATGAATGCTAGAAACCTACCTTTTTTAGCTGGCACAACAGTTGCACATGGATTAACTAAAGCACAAGCCTTAAGTTTAATAACATTAAATACAGCAAAAATTTTAGGAATTGATGACTCTGTAGGATCTTTAGAAGTTGGAAAAGACGCTACTCTTTTTATTAGTGAAGGTGATGCTTTAGATATGCGAACCAATAAATTAAGTAAAGCGTTTATACAAGGTCGTGATATTAGTCTTGAGACACATCAAACAGAATTATACAAACGTTATTCTGCTAAATATAAGCAGTAA
- a CDS encoding amidohydrolase family protein, which yields MIKKWAILSLLLCSYFSFAQEYVPKNDGVKTNTSNYTAFTNAKIHITPNQVIDNGTLLIKDGKVVSSGSSVSIPKNAVIIDVSGKTIYPSFIDIYTDFGIKKPSTPSGNNRAPQYDASREGYYWNDHIRPDQNAVDHFEFDSKKAEAMRKAGFGVVTSHIDDGIIQGTGLLVTLAPEGSDATRLLDEKVGQFSGTSKSKTSRQAYPTSLMGTMALLRQVNHDADWYAKGNIKEKDRALEAYLANKNEVQFFDAGKKVNALRFDKIGDQFGFQYVFVGGGDEYELIKDIKATNATFILPLNFPDAYDMENPLLAKSVSLEDLRAWNQSPSNPKVLADNNIKFALTTHKLKDAKELMPNLLKAIEYGLDKTKALEALTTIPAGIIGKSSELGHLRSGAHANFLITSGDIFDKKTTIYENWITGIKDELKPMNTKDLRGNYTFNLDNTNYELEISGEVDKLKSKVKTEDKEYGSKLSYKDDWMQLTFATADSTKQEFIRVISNVNDTNTLNGKAIYPNGTEVTFFATKKVKDASTSSSDKKKEIKKDNIAPKVYPVTYPNMAYGMTTLPQQETLLFKNVTVWTNENEGILENTDVLIKNGKIAKIGTNLSDGNAKVIDGKGKHLTSGIIDEHSHIATESVNEAGHNSTAEVTIEDVLDAEDVDIYRNLAGGVTSIQILHGSANPIGGRSAIIKLKWGEKADNLVYKNSPKFIKFALGENVKQSNWGDNARTRFPQTRMGVEQVFTDYFQRAKEYDALQKSGKPYRKDLELEVIAEILNKERFVSCHSYVQSEINMLMKVAEKFNFNINTFTHILEGYKVADKMAQHGVGGSTFSDWWAYKYEVNDAIPYNAPIMHRAGVLVAINSDDAEMSRRLNQEAAKSVKYGDISEEDAWKFVTLNPAKLLHIDDRVGSIKVGKDADVVLWSDHPLSIYAKAEKTIIEGKVYFDLERDAQLREAIKKEKNELTMLMLQAKNKGLKTKPIEKKEKELLHCDSIDHQF from the coding sequence ATGATTAAAAAATGGGCCATTCTAAGCCTACTGTTGTGTAGCTATTTTTCTTTTGCACAAGAGTATGTTCCTAAAAATGATGGTGTAAAAACAAACACGTCTAATTACACTGCTTTTACCAACGCAAAAATTCACATTACGCCAAATCAAGTCATTGATAATGGTACTTTATTAATTAAAGATGGAAAAGTAGTATCTAGCGGAAGTTCGGTTTCTATTCCGAAAAACGCTGTTATAATTGATGTCTCTGGTAAGACCATCTATCCGTCTTTCATAGATATTTATACCGATTTTGGTATTAAAAAACCTAGTACTCCTTCTGGTAATAATCGTGCACCACAATACGATGCTAGTCGTGAAGGCTACTATTGGAACGACCATATTAGACCAGATCAAAATGCAGTAGACCATTTTGAGTTTGATAGTAAAAAAGCCGAAGCTATGCGTAAAGCTGGATTTGGTGTGGTTACCTCGCATATAGATGATGGTATTATACAAGGTACAGGACTACTGGTAACATTGGCTCCAGAAGGAAGCGATGCAACACGTTTGTTAGACGAAAAAGTTGGGCAGTTTTCTGGGACATCAAAAAGTAAAACCTCAAGACAAGCTTATCCAACCTCACTAATGGGCACTATGGCTTTATTACGTCAAGTTAACCATGACGCAGATTGGTATGCTAAAGGAAACATCAAAGAAAAAGATCGTGCTCTAGAAGCTTACCTAGCTAATAAAAACGAAGTTCAGTTTTTTGATGCTGGTAAAAAAGTAAATGCATTACGATTTGATAAAATTGGTGACCAATTTGGATTCCAATATGTATTTGTTGGTGGTGGTGATGAATATGAATTAATTAAAGATATAAAAGCTACCAACGCAACATTTATCTTACCACTAAATTTTCCTGATGCTTATGATATGGAAAACCCTCTACTTGCAAAATCAGTAAGTCTTGAAGATTTAAGAGCATGGAACCAAAGCCCATCAAACCCAAAGGTATTAGCGGATAATAATATTAAGTTTGCATTGACTACACATAAATTAAAAGACGCTAAAGAGTTGATGCCAAATCTTTTAAAGGCAATCGAATATGGTTTGGATAAAACTAAAGCACTAGAAGCTTTAACAACTATTCCTGCTGGTATTATTGGGAAATCGTCAGAATTAGGACATCTAAGATCTGGTGCTCATGCTAATTTTTTAATTACTTCTGGAGATATTTTTGATAAAAAAACAACTATCTACGAAAATTGGATTACAGGTATTAAAGATGAACTAAAACCAATGAATACCAAAGACTTACGTGGCAATTATACGTTTAACCTAGATAATACCAATTACGAATTAGAGATTTCTGGTGAAGTAGATAAACTAAAATCTAAAGTTAAAACTGAAGATAAAGAATACGGTTCAAAACTAAGTTATAAAGACGATTGGATGCAATTAACTTTTGCTACAGCAGACTCAACAAAACAAGAGTTTATTAGAGTGATATCCAATGTAAATGATACGAACACTTTAAATGGTAAAGCCATTTACCCTAATGGAACAGAAGTGACGTTTTTTGCAACTAAAAAAGTTAAAGATGCTTCGACATCGTCAAGCGACAAGAAAAAAGAGATTAAAAAGGACAATATTGCACCAAAAGTATATCCTGTTACCTATCCAAATATGGCGTATGGGATGACGACTTTACCGCAACAAGAAACCTTGTTATTTAAAAACGTTACTGTTTGGACTAATGAAAATGAGGGAATTTTAGAAAATACAGACGTACTAATCAAAAACGGTAAAATTGCTAAAATAGGCACTAATTTGTCCGATGGAAATGCAAAAGTTATCGATGGAAAAGGAAAACACTTAACCTCTGGAATTATTGACGAACATTCACATATTGCAACAGAAAGTGTAAATGAAGCTGGACACAATAGTACAGCAGAAGTAACCATTGAAGATGTATTAGATGCAGAAGATGTAGACATTTACCGCAATCTTGCAGGTGGAGTGACTAGTATTCAAATATTACATGGATCTGCCAATCCTATTGGAGGACGATCGGCAATTATCAAACTAAAATGGGGAGAAAAGGCAGATAATCTAGTATATAAAAACAGTCCAAAATTTATCAAGTTTGCTTTAGGTGAAAACGTAAAGCAAAGTAATTGGGGAGACAATGCCAGAACTCGCTTTCCGCAAACCAGAATGGGAGTTGAGCAAGTCTTTACAGATTATTTTCAACGTGCTAAAGAATATGATGCATTACAAAAAAGTGGCAAACCATATCGAAAAGACTTAGAACTTGAAGTGATTGCTGAAATCTTAAATAAAGAGCGTTTTGTATCCTGTCACTCGTATGTTCAAAGTGAGATTAATATGTTAATGAAGGTTGCTGAAAAATTCAATTTCAACATTAACACCTTTACGCACATTTTAGAAGGTTATAAAGTCGCAGATAAAATGGCACAACATGGTGTTGGAGGTTCTACATTCTCAGACTGGTGGGCTTACAAGTATGAAGTTAATGATGCCATTCCATATAACGCACCAATCATGCACAGAGCTGGTGTTTTAGTTGCAATTAATAGTGATGATGCAGAGATGTCTAGACGACTAAATCAGGAAGCTGCAAAAAGTGTAAAATATGGAGATATCAGCGAAGAGGACGCGTGGAAGTTTGTCACTTTAAACCCAGCAAAATTATTACATATTGATGATAGAGTTGGTAGTATAAAAGTTGGTAAGGATGCAGATGTTGTACTATGGTCAGACCATCCACTATCTATTTACGCTAAAGCGGAAAAAACAATCATTGAAGGAAAAGTGTATTTTGATTTAGAACGTGATGCGCAATTAAGAGAAGCAATTAAAAAAGAAAAAAACGAGTTAACCATGTTAATGCTTCAAGCTAAAAATAAAGGATTAAAAACGAAGCCAATCGAGAAAAAAGAAAAAGAACTTTTACACTGCGATTCTATTGACCACCAATTTTAG
- a CDS encoding DUF3810 domain-containing protein, translated as MSIIPMYILVKILANYPTVIERFYSNGLYPYISKLFRYVLGWLPFSFGDLLYGFSIIFMLRWLFLNRKRMYKDTKNWLIDVFATLSIVYFAFHLFWGLNYYRNPLHVNLNLKDEYTTEQLLSVTKKLIEKSNAIHLDITKNDSVKVELPFTKKEILRLTPNSYQALDNTFPNLKYSPKSLKKSLFSVPLTYMGFSGYLNPLTNEAQVDYLIPVYKFPTTAAHEVAHQLGYAKENEANFIGFMATISNDNVYFKYSGYTFGLRHCLGEVFRRNPQLYEELIPTINKGILKNYQEVREFWDSYQNPFEPIFRSTYSSYLKANNQANGMASYSYVVALLVNYLEDKSL; from the coding sequence TTGTCTATAATCCCAATGTATATTTTGGTGAAGATTTTGGCGAATTACCCAACCGTTATCGAGCGTTTTTACAGCAATGGGTTGTACCCATACATTTCGAAACTATTTAGATATGTCTTGGGTTGGTTACCTTTTAGTTTTGGCGATTTGTTGTATGGTTTTAGTATTATTTTTATGTTACGTTGGTTGTTTCTAAACCGAAAACGCATGTATAAAGACACTAAAAACTGGCTAATTGATGTGTTTGCAACCTTAAGTATTGTGTACTTTGCTTTTCATTTATTTTGGGGTTTAAATTACTACCGAAACCCGTTACATGTCAACTTAAATCTGAAAGATGAGTATACTACAGAACAGCTGTTATCTGTCACCAAAAAACTGATTGAGAAGTCTAATGCCATACATTTAGACATTACTAAAAATGATAGCGTTAAGGTGGAGTTACCATTTACTAAAAAAGAGATTTTAAGGTTAACGCCAAATAGTTATCAAGCGTTAGATAATACATTTCCTAATTTGAAATATAGTCCAAAAAGTCTAAAAAAGTCACTATTTAGTGTACCATTAACTTATATGGGATTTAGTGGATATTTAAACCCTTTAACTAATGAGGCTCAGGTGGATTATTTGATTCCTGTATATAAATTTCCGACGACTGCTGCACACGAAGTAGCACATCAATTGGGTTATGCTAAAGAAAATGAAGCTAATTTTATAGGCTTTATGGCTACTATAAGTAATGACAATGTGTACTTTAAATATTCTGGTTACACCTTTGGATTGCGTCATTGTTTGGGCGAAGTCTTTAGACGCAACCCACAACTTTATGAGGAATTAATCCCAACTATTAACAAAGGAATTTTAAAAAACTACCAAGAGGTTAGAGAGTTTTGGGATAGTTATCAAAATCCTTTTGAGCCTATTTTTAGATCCACCTATTCATCCTATTTAAAAGCTAATAATCAAGCTAACGGAATGGCTAGCTACAGCTATGTGGTTGCGCTTTTGGTGAATTATCTAGAAGATAAATCCTTATAA
- a CDS encoding aminoacyl-histidine dipeptidase produces MSQEVRALEPKALWNKFADLNAVPRPSKKEEHVIKFMTDFGAKLGLETIVDEVGNVIIKKPATPEMEDRVTIVMQSHLDMVHQKNADTDFDFDTQGIEMFVEGDWVKAKGTTLGADNGLGVATIMAILESTDIPHPAIEALFTIDEETGMTGAKGLKGGLLSGDILLNLDTEEDDEIGVGCAGGIDVTATRTYDEEETPEFKIGFEIKVKGLQGGHSGMQIHEGLGNANKIMNRLLFDGFENFGLRISEIDGGSLRNAIPRESRAVVAIDAIHEAAFLNDMETLANTIKTEFKTMEPDLDIVMSKTETPEKIIDLGVQEGLTRAIYAALNGVYRMSADIPELVETSNNIARVLVKDGHIKIGCLTRSSVESSKLDLANMLRATFELTGCEVEFSGDYPGWTPNMDSAILKVLDKLYQKLNGEKAHIAACHAGLECGILGQNYPDMDMISFGPNIKGAHSPDERAQISSAQKYWTFVLEILKEIPVK; encoded by the coding sequence ATGAGTCAAGAGGTTAGAGCTTTAGAGCCAAAAGCATTATGGAATAAATTTGCCGATTTAAACGCAGTACCAAGACCTTCAAAAAAAGAAGAACACGTCATTAAATTCATGACAGATTTTGGTGCCAAATTAGGTTTAGAAACTATAGTCGATGAAGTGGGAAATGTCATCATTAAAAAACCTGCAACTCCAGAAATGGAAGACAGAGTAACCATTGTCATGCAATCACATTTAGATATGGTCCATCAAAAAAATGCAGATACTGATTTTGATTTTGATACACAAGGCATAGAAATGTTTGTGGAAGGCGATTGGGTAAAAGCAAAAGGCACAACTTTAGGTGCAGATAACGGTTTAGGTGTGGCAACTATCATGGCTATTTTAGAAAGCACAGACATACCACATCCTGCAATTGAAGCCTTATTTACCATAGACGAAGAAACTGGTATGACAGGCGCAAAGGGATTAAAAGGTGGATTGTTATCAGGAGATATACTATTAAACTTAGATACCGAAGAGGATGACGAAATTGGTGTAGGTTGTGCTGGTGGTATAGACGTAACTGCAACAAGAACCTACGACGAAGAGGAAACACCAGAATTCAAGATAGGTTTCGAAATTAAAGTAAAAGGCTTACAAGGTGGACATTCTGGTATGCAAATCCATGAAGGATTAGGTAATGCTAACAAAATAATGAACCGTTTATTATTCGATGGATTTGAGAATTTTGGTTTACGCATCTCAGAAATTGATGGAGGTAGTTTACGCAACGCCATACCAAGAGAGAGTCGAGCAGTAGTAGCTATTGATGCTATACATGAAGCTGCTTTTTTAAACGACATGGAGACTTTAGCCAACACCATAAAAACAGAATTTAAAACCATGGAGCCTGACTTAGACATTGTGATGTCTAAGACTGAGACTCCAGAAAAAATCATAGATTTAGGTGTGCAAGAAGGGTTAACCAGAGCTATTTATGCAGCATTAAATGGTGTGTATAGGATGAGTGCAGACATCCCAGAATTGGTAGAAACCTCAAATAATATTGCACGTGTTTTAGTAAAAGACGGACATATAAAAATAGGCTGTTTAACACGTAGCTCTGTAGAAAGCAGTAAACTAGATTTAGCCAATATGCTACGAGCTACTTTTGAATTAACCGGTTGCGAAGTCGAGTTTTCTGGAGACTATCCAGGTTGGACACCAAATATGGACAGTGCTATTTTAAAAGTGTTAGATAAATTATACCAAAAACTAAACGGAGAAAAAGCACATATTGCAGCGTGCCACGCAGGATTAGAATGTGGTATTTTAGGACAAAATTATCCAGATATGGACATGATTAGTTTTGGGCCAAATATAAAAGGTGCACACAGTCCAGATGAGCGAGCACAAATTAGTTCTGCTCAAAAATATTGGACTTTTGTATTAGAGATTTTAAAGGAGATTCCTGTAAAGTAA
- a CDS encoding YceI family protein, translating to MKKIVLNLFAVAIVGLSVVACKSDAKEAKTGEAQAVIENKEAAKYKADAENSMIMWKANKVVGGHEGTIHVSNGVAKLEGNKLVGGSFIFDINTIACTDIPADDKSNAKLIGHLKSDDFFDVANHPTAAFEITKVDGNTVSGNLTLKGIKKNITFPANVTVTGDEIAITSDTFTIDRTEWDIMYNAGTTPDIAASLGDKMIKDDIEIKIMVKATKA from the coding sequence ATGAAAAAAATTGTATTAAATCTTTTTGCAGTAGCAATAGTAGGATTAAGCGTTGTTGCTTGTAAAAGTGATGCTAAAGAAGCAAAAACAGGTGAAGCACAAGCTGTAATAGAAAATAAAGAAGCTGCTAAATACAAAGCAGATGCTGAAAACTCGATGATTATGTGGAAAGCCAATAAAGTTGTTGGTGGACATGAAGGAACCATACACGTGTCTAATGGTGTTGCTAAATTAGAAGGTAACAAACTAGTAGGTGGTAGTTTTATCTTTGACATTAATACAATAGCTTGTACAGATATACCAGCTGATGATAAATCTAATGCTAAATTAATTGGACACTTAAAAAGCGACGACTTTTTTGATGTAGCCAATCACCCAACTGCTGCTTTTGAAATTACTAAAGTAGATGGTAACACAGTTAGTGGAAACTTAACATTAAAAGGGATTAAGAAGAACATTACCTTTCCTGCAAATGTAACTGTAACTGGTGATGAGATTGCTATTACTAGCGATACATTTACTATAGACAGAACAGAATGGGATATTATGTACAATGCTGGCACAACACCAGATATCGCAGCATCTTTAGGTGACAAAATGATTAAAGATGACATTGAAATTAAAATTATGGTTAAAGCGACGAAAGCGTAA
- a CDS encoding nucleotide exchange factor GrpE translates to MSKKNKKEANIEEDVKTASTQAETATEQAETKEELSVEEQLKNEVQQEKDKFLRLFAEFENYKKRTSRERIELFQTANKDVMVSLLPVLDDFERALLHIEDDKEAEELRKGVLLIYNKLLQTLQQKGLAKIEVDKGDVFDADHHEAVTQIPAPSDDLKGKIVDVIEKGYKLGETVIRFPKVVIGQ, encoded by the coding sequence ATGAGCAAGAAGAATAAAAAAGAAGCAAACATAGAAGAGGACGTTAAAACCGCTTCAACACAAGCAGAAACAGCTACAGAACAAGCAGAAACTAAAGAAGAGTTGTCTGTAGAAGAGCAATTAAAAAACGAAGTACAGCAAGAAAAAGACAAATTTTTACGTCTTTTTGCCGAGTTTGAAAATTATAAAAAACGTACCTCTAGAGAGCGTATTGAACTGTTTCAGACTGCTAACAAAGACGTTATGGTGTCATTGTTACCTGTTTTAGACGATTTTGAGCGTGCCTTATTACATATAGAAGATGACAAAGAAGCAGAAGAGCTGCGTAAAGGTGTGTTGTTAATTTACAATAAACTATTGCAAACGCTACAACAAAAAGGCTTAGCAAAAATTGAAGTTGACAAAGGCGATGTGTTTGATGCCGATCATCATGAAGCAGTAACACAAATTCCTGCACCTTCAGATGACCTAAAAGGCAAAATAGTAGACGTTATAGAAAAAGGATACAAATTAGGAGAGACGGTTATTCGTTTTCCTAAAGTAGTCATAGGACAATAA
- the dnaJ gene encoding molecular chaperone DnaJ — protein sequence MAKKDFYDILGIDKSASQADIKKAYRKKAIQYHPDKNPDDKDAEAKFKEAAEAYEVLSDENKKARYDQFGHQAFEGGGGFGGGGMNMDDIFSQFGDIFGGGFSGFGGGFGGGGGQRRVKGSNLRVRLKLTLEEIANGVEKKIKVKRKVQAPGTTYKTCSTCNGSGQVTRVTNTILGRMQTSAPCNTCGGAGQTIDKKPSEADAQGMVAKEETIPVNIPAGVVDGMQLKVSGKGNEAPGNGISGDLLVAIEEQPHDTLQREGDNLHYDLYVSLPDAILGTSKEIDTVTGKVRIKIEAGMQSGKILRLRGKGIPSINGYGKGDLLVHVNVWTPKTLNKKQKEFFEEMREDEHFTPKPERSDKSFFEKVKDMFS from the coding sequence ATGGCAAAAAAAGATTTTTACGACATATTAGGTATCGATAAATCAGCATCTCAAGCTGACATTAAAAAAGCATACCGTAAAAAAGCAATCCAATATCATCCAGACAAAAATCCAGATGATAAAGATGCTGAAGCTAAGTTTAAAGAAGCTGCAGAAGCTTATGAGGTATTAAGTGACGAGAATAAAAAAGCACGTTACGACCAATTCGGACACCAAGCATTTGAAGGTGGAGGAGGCTTCGGTGGAGGCGGAATGAACATGGACGACATCTTTAGTCAGTTTGGAGACATCTTTGGTGGTGGCTTCTCTGGTTTTGGTGGAGGCTTTGGTGGTGGAGGTGGACAACGTCGCGTTAAAGGTAGTAACCTTCGTGTACGCTTAAAACTAACCTTAGAAGAAATTGCTAATGGTGTTGAGAAAAAAATTAAGGTAAAGCGTAAAGTGCAAGCACCAGGTACTACTTACAAAACGTGTAGTACTTGTAATGGTTCTGGTCAAGTCACTAGAGTTACCAATACTATATTAGGACGTATGCAGACCTCTGCACCTTGTAATACTTGTGGTGGAGCAGGTCAAACTATAGACAAAAAACCTAGCGAAGCTGATGCGCAAGGGATGGTTGCAAAAGAAGAAACCATTCCAGTAAACATTCCTGCAGGAGTTGTGGATGGTATGCAACTTAAAGTGTCTGGTAAAGGTAACGAAGCACCAGGAAATGGAATTTCGGGAGATTTATTAGTTGCTATAGAAGAGCAACCACACGACACTTTACAACGTGAAGGTGATAATTTACACTACGATTTATATGTGAGTTTGCCAGATGCTATTTTAGGTACTTCAAAAGAAATTGATACTGTTACAGGAAAAGTACGTATCAAAATTGAAGCTGGTATGCAATCTGGAAAAATATTACGCTTACGCGGAAAAGGGATACCAAGTATTAACGGTTATGGTAAAGGAGATTTATTAGTACATGTAAATGTTTGGACTCCAAAAACGTTAAACAAAAAACAGAAAGAATTTTTCGAAGAGATGCGTGAAGATGAGCACTTTACACCTAAGCCAGAGCGCAGTGATAAATCATTTTTTGAGAAAGTTAAAGACATGTTCTCTTAG
- a CDS encoding ABC transporter ATP-binding protein, whose product MSNLLEVHGVSKNYGNFTALNNVSITVPKGSIFGLLGPNGAGKTTLIRIINQITMPDKGHVLLDGEPLKNHHIKDIGYLPEERGLYKSMKVGEQALYLAQLKGMQKSEAKKRLKMWFERLEIGDWWNKKIQELSKGMAQKIQFVVTVLHEPKLLIFDEPFSGFDPINANLIKDEILRLRDEGATVIFSTHRMESVEELCDHIALIHKSNKVLDGHLMDIKREYKSNTFEIGIKPNNSNLEQELTNKFSVTPAEFRTLGNDLKLNIKLSEQESANDLLAYLSSQGQISHFVEVIPSASDIFIQTVKNN is encoded by the coding sequence ATGAGTAACCTTTTAGAAGTGCATGGTGTCTCTAAAAACTACGGAAATTTTACTGCTTTAAACAATGTGTCTATAACCGTTCCAAAAGGAAGTATTTTTGGGTTATTAGGTCCTAATGGAGCTGGAAAAACAACTTTAATTAGAATTATTAACCAAATTACAATGCCTGACAAAGGTCACGTGTTACTGGATGGCGAACCGTTAAAAAATCACCATATTAAAGATATTGGGTATTTACCTGAAGAACGTGGGTTGTATAAATCCATGAAAGTAGGTGAGCAAGCCTTGTACCTAGCACAACTTAAGGGTATGCAAAAATCTGAAGCCAAAAAACGACTAAAAATGTGGTTTGAGCGCTTAGAAATAGGAGATTGGTGGAATAAAAAAATACAAGAGCTATCTAAGGGAATGGCTCAAAAAATACAATTTGTGGTTACTGTATTACACGAGCCTAAACTATTAATTTTTGACGAACCTTTTTCTGGCTTTGACCCTATAAATGCAAATCTAATTAAAGACGAAATTTTAAGATTACGTGATGAAGGCGCAACGGTTATTTTCTCGACGCATCGTATGGAATCTGTTGAAGAATTGTGCGATCATATTGCATTAATACACAAATCAAACAAAGTATTGGATGGTCATTTAATGGATATAAAACGCGAATACAAAAGCAATACGTTTGAAATTGGTATTAAACCAAATAACAGTAACTTAGAACAAGAACTAACTAATAAATTTAGTGTGACTCCAGCAGAATTTAGAACCTTAGGTAACGATTTGAAGTTAAACATTAAATTGTCAGAACAAGAATCAGCTAACGATTTATTAGCTTATTTATCAAGCCAAGGTCAGATTTCTCATTTTGTAGAAGTTATTCCAAGTGCTAGCGATATTTTTATTCAAACGGTAAAGAATAATTAA